A region of Streptomyces paludis DNA encodes the following proteins:
- the treY gene encoding malto-oligosyltrehalose synthase yields the protein MTPTATYRLQLQPDFPFPAAARVVPYLAALGVSHLHLSPVLEAVPGSAHGYDVTDHSAVRAELGGEEGLRKLAARAREYGLGIVLDIVPNHMAASPRHNTALREVLRDGPDSPYARWFDIDWAAGGGKVLLPVLPGPVGDELGALRVEDGELCHGAELRFPLAPGTERLPLPALLDAQHYRLAWWRLARTELNYRRFFTVSELIGLRVEDPEVFDATHAKILELVRDGVVEGLRVDHPDGLADPEAYLRRLNEATGGCWTVVEKILTADEVLPAGWPVAGTTGYDALRHIDGVFTDPAGAAALERRYREIAAPVGDRGGYWPGTVRRAAYKVLFHELAAETDALVRTAERVCAADPALRDHAPWALRTAVRELLVRVPVYRPYVTAGGPCPEAAEAAVPEEAVRQAKAVFTVEREATAVDVVRELALGRLGPGPDRAAFCARFAQTASALRAKSVEDTAFYRYVPLLSANEVGGDPGEPAVSPERFHAYCLRLARDWPATGTVLTTHDTKRSADVRAGIAVLSQCPERWDELLDQVAEVTAATGAPAPDPQVAWQAWQTAVGFTPASDGSLPEGARMVPALLKSVREAGLHTSWTEPDPLYERAVTDFVEAGPAGQARRTVAEFNRALAPYVRAGALGAALVQLTMPGVPDLYQGTEREYVALVDPDNRRPFRTGPPDDRTVVTTAALRLRRERPGVFGESGTYTPLPATGPAAAHCLAFARTGKVVTVVTRLPYGLERAGGWGATELELPAGRWRDVLTGSEVSGTVRLGELLAGLPVALLSAV from the coding sequence ATGACGCCCACCGCTACCTACCGGCTCCAGCTCCAGCCGGACTTCCCGTTCCCGGCGGCCGCGCGGGTCGTGCCGTATCTCGCCGCGCTCGGGGTCTCCCATCTCCATCTGTCGCCGGTCCTGGAGGCCGTGCCCGGCTCGGCACACGGCTACGACGTGACCGACCACAGTGCCGTACGGGCCGAGCTGGGCGGCGAGGAGGGGCTGCGGAAGCTGGCGGCGCGGGCGCGGGAGTACGGGCTGGGGATCGTGCTCGACATCGTGCCCAACCACATGGCCGCCTCGCCCCGCCACAACACGGCGCTGCGGGAGGTGCTGCGGGACGGCCCGGACTCGCCGTACGCGCGCTGGTTCGACATCGACTGGGCGGCGGGCGGCGGCAAGGTGCTGCTGCCGGTGCTGCCCGGCCCGGTCGGGGACGAGCTGGGCGCCCTGCGGGTCGAGGACGGCGAGCTGTGCCACGGCGCGGAGCTGCGTTTCCCGCTGGCGCCCGGGACGGAGCGTCTCCCGCTGCCCGCGCTGCTGGACGCCCAGCACTACCGGCTCGCGTGGTGGCGCCTGGCCCGTACGGAGCTGAACTACCGCCGGTTCTTCACCGTCTCCGAGCTGATCGGGCTGCGCGTCGAGGACCCGGAGGTGTTCGACGCGACCCACGCCAAGATCCTGGAGCTGGTACGGGACGGGGTGGTCGAGGGGCTGCGCGTCGACCACCCGGACGGGCTCGCCGACCCGGAGGCGTATCTGCGCCGGCTGAACGAGGCGACCGGCGGCTGCTGGACGGTGGTGGAGAAGATCCTCACCGCCGACGAGGTGCTCCCGGCCGGCTGGCCGGTCGCCGGGACCACCGGGTACGACGCGCTGCGCCATATCGACGGGGTCTTCACCGACCCGGCGGGCGCGGCGGCGCTGGAGCGGCGCTACCGCGAGATCGCGGCGCCCGTCGGGGACCGGGGCGGCTACTGGCCGGGGACCGTGCGGCGGGCCGCGTACAAGGTGCTCTTCCACGAGCTGGCCGCCGAGACCGACGCGCTCGTCCGGACGGCGGAGCGGGTCTGCGCGGCGGACCCGGCGCTGCGCGACCACGCGCCGTGGGCGCTGCGGACGGCGGTCCGGGAGCTGCTCGTCCGGGTGCCGGTCTACCGGCCGTACGTGACGGCGGGCGGCCCCTGCCCGGAGGCGGCGGAGGCGGCGGTGCCGGAGGAGGCGGTCCGGCAGGCGAAGGCGGTGTTCACGGTGGAGCGGGAGGCGACGGCCGTGGACGTGGTGCGGGAGCTGGCCCTCGGCCGGCTCGGCCCGGGCCCCGACCGGGCCGCGTTCTGCGCGCGCTTCGCCCAGACCGCGTCCGCGCTGCGGGCCAAGTCGGTGGAGGACACGGCGTTCTACCGCTATGTGCCGCTGCTCTCCGCGAACGAGGTGGGCGGCGATCCCGGGGAGCCCGCCGTGTCGCCGGAGCGCTTCCACGCGTACTGCCTGCGGCTGGCGCGCGACTGGCCGGCCACCGGGACGGTGCTGACCACGCACGACACCAAGCGCAGCGCGGACGTGCGGGCCGGGATCGCCGTGCTGTCCCAGTGCCCGGAGCGGTGGGACGAACTGCTGGACCAGGTCGCGGAGGTGACGGCCGCGACGGGGGCGCCCGCGCCGGATCCGCAGGTGGCGTGGCAGGCGTGGCAGACGGCGGTGGGCTTCACCCCGGCGTCGGACGGCAGCCTCCCGGAGGGCGCGCGGATGGTGCCCGCGCTGCTCAAGTCCGTACGGGAGGCCGGTCTGCACACCAGCTGGACGGAGCCGGATCCGCTGTACGAGCGGGCGGTGACGGACTTCGTCGAGGCCGGTCCGGCCGGGCAGGCACGGCGGACGGTCGCCGAGTTCAACCGGGCGCTCGCGCCGTACGTACGGGCCGGGGCGCTCGGCGCGGCGCTGGTGCAGCTGACGATGCCGGGCGTGCCCGATCTCTACCAGGGCACGGAGCGCGAGTACGTGGCGCTGGTGGACCCGGACAACCGGCGGCCGTTCCGGACGGGCCCGCCGGACGACCGGACGGTGGTGACGACGGCGGCGCTGCGGCTGCGCCGGGAGCGGCCCGGGGTGTTCGGCGAGTCGGGGACGTACACCCCGCTGCCGGCGACGGGTCCGGCGGCGGCGCACTGCCTGGCGTTCGCGCGGACCGGCAAGGTGGTGACGGTGGTGACACGGCTTCCGTACGGTCTGGAGCGGGCCGGCGGCTGGGGGGCCACGGAGCTGGAGCTGCCGGCGGGGCGGTGGCGGGATGTGCTGACGGGGAGCGAGGTGTCGGGGACGGTGCGGCTGGGCGAGCTGCTGGCGGGGCTGCCGGTGGCGCTGCTGTCGGCGGTCTGA
- a CDS encoding lytic polysaccharide monooxygenase: MKRPPLWLSNHPRRVVLLVLLAVLPALALVVTSSGSSDAHGTPMQPASRTFMCWRDGLTSTGEIKPINPACKAAVAESGTTPLYNWFSVLRSDGAGRTKGFIPDGQQCSGGNTTFSGYNAARNDWPLTHLTSGASLDFSYNAWAAHPGWFYVYVTKDGFDPTKTFTWDMLESSPFLTVDHPAVTGQVGTVEGAYKWKGNLPSGKSGRHIIYMVWQRSDSNETFYSCSDVVFDGGKGEVTGVGEPGTTPTDPPTDPTATCTSTRKATNSWSGGYQADVTVKNTGPNTILGWMVEFTLPSGQKVESLWNGSATYGGQQVMVHNADWNGKLAPGASATFSYVGSGGALDASVPVCTVH, from the coding sequence ATGAAACGCCCCCCACTGTGGCTGTCGAACCATCCCCGCAGAGTCGTACTCCTCGTTCTGCTCGCCGTCCTCCCCGCCCTCGCGCTGGTCGTGACCAGCAGCGGCTCCTCGGACGCCCACGGCACCCCGATGCAGCCCGCCAGCCGCACGTTCATGTGCTGGCGCGACGGCCTCACCAGCACCGGTGAGATCAAACCCATCAACCCCGCCTGTAAGGCCGCCGTGGCGGAGAGCGGCACCACCCCGCTCTACAACTGGTTCTCCGTCCTGCGCTCCGACGGTGCCGGCCGGACCAAGGGCTTCATCCCCGACGGCCAGCAGTGCAGCGGTGGCAACACCACGTTCAGCGGCTACAACGCGGCCCGTAACGACTGGCCGCTGACCCACCTCACCTCGGGCGCGTCGCTCGACTTCTCCTACAACGCCTGGGCCGCGCACCCGGGCTGGTTCTACGTGTACGTGACCAAGGACGGCTTCGACCCCACGAAGACGTTCACCTGGGACATGCTGGAGTCCAGCCCGTTCCTGACCGTCGACCACCCGGCCGTCACGGGCCAGGTGGGTACGGTCGAGGGCGCGTACAAGTGGAAGGGCAATCTGCCGAGCGGCAAGAGCGGCCGGCACATCATCTACATGGTGTGGCAGCGCTCGGACAGCAACGAGACGTTCTACAGCTGCTCGGACGTGGTCTTCGACGGTGGCAAGGGTGAGGTGACCGGCGTGGGCGAGCCCGGCACCACCCCGACCGACCCGCCGACCGACCCGACGGCGACCTGCACTTCCACCCGCAAGGCCACGAACTCGTGGTCGGGCGGCTACCAGGCCGATGTCACCGTGAAGAACACCGGCCCGAACACGATCCTCGGCTGGATGGTCGAGTTCACCCTGCCGTCGGGCCAGAAGGTGGAGAGCCTCTGGAACGGCAGCGCCACCTACGGCGGACAGCAGGTCATGGTCCATAACGCCGACTGGAACGGCAAGCTGGCGCCAGGCGCCTCGGCGACGTTCAGTTACGTCGGGAGCGGCGGCGCACTGGACGCCTCGGTCCCGGTCTGCACGGTCCACTGA
- a CDS encoding nucleoside/nucleotide kinase family protein has product MRQDAGTGVGTDSAATDAAGMDELTERARRLAVPGRRRVLGIAGAPGAGKSTLAERLVERLGGLAVLVPMDGFHLAQAELTRLGRAGRKGAPDTFDAAGYAALLARLRGADADAGSVVYAPAFDRALEEPVAGSIAVDPGVPLVITEGNYLLHDDAAWAPVRALLDEVWFLEIDPAVRVRRLVDRHVRFGKERTFAERWVMESDEANALLVARGKERADLVVGGGH; this is encoded by the coding sequence ATGCGGCAGGACGCAGGGACGGGCGTGGGGACGGACTCGGCGGCGACGGACGCGGCGGGGATGGACGAGCTGACCGAGCGGGCCCGCCGGCTCGCCGTTCCCGGCCGGCGGCGGGTCCTCGGGATCGCCGGGGCGCCCGGCGCGGGGAAGTCCACCCTGGCCGAGCGGCTGGTCGAGCGCCTCGGCGGGCTCGCCGTACTCGTCCCCATGGACGGCTTCCACCTGGCCCAGGCCGAGCTGACCCGGCTCGGCCGCGCCGGCCGCAAGGGCGCCCCCGACACCTTCGACGCGGCGGGGTACGCGGCGCTGCTCGCCCGGCTGCGCGGCGCGGACGCGGACGCGGGGAGCGTCGTGTACGCGCCCGCCTTCGACCGCGCGCTGGAGGAGCCGGTGGCGGGCAGCATCGCCGTGGATCCCGGCGTCCCCCTCGTCATCACGGAGGGCAACTACCTGCTGCACGACGACGCCGCCTGGGCCCCCGTCCGCGCGCTGCTGGACGAGGTCTGGTTCCTGGAGATCGACCCGGCGGTCCGGGTGCGCCGGCTGGTGGACCGCCATGTCCGCTTCGGCAAGGAGCGGACCTTCGCCGAACGCTGGGTCATGGAGTCCGACGAGGCCAACGCGCTGCTGGTGGCGCGGGGCAAGGAGCGCGCCGACCTTGTTGTCGGTGGCGGGCACTGA
- a CDS encoding VOC family protein produces MSSLALITLVVNDYDEAIAFYTDALGFELAEDTDRGDGSRWVVVRPRPAAPAAAAHAPAAAPASTGLLLARAKDDAQRASVGAQTGGRVGFFLHTDDFARDHARMLAAGVRFLEEPRHEPYGSVAVFEDLYGNRWDLLQPADG; encoded by the coding sequence ATGTCATCTCTCGCCCTGATCACCCTCGTCGTGAACGACTACGACGAAGCCATCGCCTTCTATACGGACGCCCTCGGATTCGAGCTGGCCGAGGACACCGACCGGGGCGACGGCTCCCGCTGGGTCGTGGTCCGCCCGCGTCCCGCCGCGCCGGCCGCCGCCGCACACGCTCCCGCCGCCGCCCCCGCCTCCACCGGGCTGCTCCTCGCCCGCGCCAAGGACGACGCCCAGCGTGCGAGCGTCGGCGCGCAGACGGGCGGCCGGGTCGGCTTCTTCCTCCACACCGACGACTTCGCCCGCGACCATGCCCGGATGCTCGCCGCCGGTGTGCGCTTCCTGGAGGAGCCCCGCCACGAGCCGTACGGCTCGGTCGCCGTCTTCGAGGACCTCTACGGCAACCGCTGGGATCTGCTCCAGCCCGCCGACGGCTGA
- a CDS encoding DUF1707 and FHA domain-containing protein, producing the protein MTSSPEFHTYPERLSDAERDRVLAVLREGAAQGKLSHDTFLRRMDLALAARRVEELKPLTADLDTESPWSRLLFGTVGRVSAFTQRLRRTWQAEKLPKLLLPQAGPYPLRIGRDPLNGLRLSHDTVSRLHAELTLRDGLWILRDLGSTNGTTVNGRRVTTTAVVRDGDMVGFGEMTFRLASD; encoded by the coding sequence GTGACGTCCTCCCCCGAGTTCCACACGTACCCCGAGCGGCTCTCCGACGCCGAGCGGGACCGTGTGCTCGCGGTGCTCAGGGAGGGCGCGGCCCAGGGGAAGCTGTCCCACGACACCTTTCTGCGCCGGATGGATCTCGCGCTGGCCGCCCGCCGGGTCGAGGAGCTGAAGCCGCTCACCGCCGATCTCGACACCGAATCCCCTTGGTCCCGGCTGCTGTTCGGCACGGTGGGCCGGGTGTCGGCCTTCACCCAGCGGCTGCGCAGGACCTGGCAGGCGGAGAAGCTGCCGAAGCTGCTGCTGCCCCAGGCCGGCCCGTACCCACTGCGCATCGGCCGCGATCCGCTGAACGGACTGCGCCTCAGCCATGACACGGTCTCCCGGCTGCACGCCGAACTGACCCTGCGGGACGGGCTGTGGATCCTCCGCGACCTCGGCTCGACCAACGGCACCACCGTCAACGGGCGCCGGGTGACGACGACGGCCGTGGTGCGGGACGGGGACATGGTCGGCTTCGGGGAGATGACGTTCCGGCTCGCCTCGGACTGA
- the treZ gene encoding malto-oligosyltrehalose trehalohydrolase yields MQFEVWAPQARDGVVLKFADTGAGADTDTPPGPDPADTSPAGLPMRPDPGRPGWWTAEAPGAAADSTRYGFALDGGPVLPDPRSRRQPDGPDGLSAVVDQDAYEWRVPWPGRGLPGAVLYELHIGTFTREGTFDAAAARLAPLAELGITHVELMPVCPFPGTHGWGYEGVSLWAVHEPYGGPAGLKRFVDAAHALGLGVVLDVVHNHLGPAGNHLPRFGPYFTDTHHTPWGAAVNLDAPGSDEVRAYLLGSALAWLRDFRLDGLRLDAVHALADDRALTFLEELSTAVDELSGAVRRPLFLIAESDLNDPRTTTPRARGGLGLHAQWNDDFHHALHTALTGESQGYYADFARDPLAALAKTLTRVFFHDGTYSSFRGRSHGRPVDRTDTPAHRFLGYAQTHDQIGNRALGDRLSATLSPGLLACAATLVLTGPHTPMLFMGEEWGASTPWQFFTDHPDPVLAEAISKGRRREFAAHGWAAESIPDPQDPATRDRSCLDRSERVTEPHARLLAWYGELIALRHGQPDLSDPDLAAVRVAYDGAARWLTYRRGELRVAVNLSGEPVEIPLDGGGGFRVLASWDRMPEPAGDGVLRLAAESCAVLADA; encoded by the coding sequence GTGCAGTTCGAGGTGTGGGCACCACAGGCGCGGGACGGGGTCGTGCTGAAGTTCGCGGACACGGGCGCGGGCGCGGACACGGACACACCACCCGGCCCCGACCCCGCCGACACCTCCCCCGCCGGTCTGCCCATGCGCCCCGACCCCGGGCGTCCCGGCTGGTGGACGGCCGAGGCGCCCGGCGCCGCCGCCGACAGCACGCGCTACGGCTTCGCGCTGGACGGCGGGCCCGTACTCCCCGATCCGCGCTCCCGGCGCCAGCCGGACGGCCCGGACGGCCTCAGCGCCGTCGTCGACCAGGACGCGTACGAGTGGCGCGTCCCGTGGCCGGGCCGGGGGCTGCCCGGCGCGGTCCTCTACGAGCTGCACATCGGGACGTTCACCCGCGAGGGCACGTTCGACGCGGCGGCGGCCCGGCTCGCCCCGCTGGCCGAGCTGGGCATCACCCATGTCGAGCTGATGCCGGTGTGTCCCTTCCCCGGGACCCACGGGTGGGGGTACGAGGGCGTATCGCTCTGGGCGGTGCACGAACCGTACGGCGGCCCGGCGGGTCTGAAGCGCTTCGTCGACGCGGCGCACGCGCTCGGGCTGGGCGTCGTGCTCGACGTGGTCCACAACCACCTCGGGCCCGCCGGCAACCATCTGCCGCGCTTCGGACCGTACTTCACCGATACGCACCACACACCGTGGGGCGCCGCCGTCAATCTCGACGCGCCCGGCTCGGACGAGGTGCGGGCGTATCTGCTGGGCAGCGCGCTGGCCTGGCTGCGGGACTTCCGGCTCGACGGGCTGCGGCTGGACGCCGTGCACGCGCTCGCGGACGACCGCGCGCTGACGTTCCTGGAGGAGCTGTCCACGGCGGTCGACGAACTCTCCGGCGCCGTGCGCCGCCCGCTCTTCCTGATCGCCGAGTCCGACCTCAACGACCCCCGTACGACCACCCCGCGCGCACGCGGCGGGCTCGGGCTGCACGCGCAGTGGAACGACGACTTCCACCATGCCCTGCACACCGCGCTCACCGGTGAATCCCAGGGCTACTACGCCGACTTCGCGCGCGATCCGCTCGCCGCGCTCGCCAAGACACTCACCCGTGTCTTCTTCCACGACGGTACGTATTCGAGCTTCCGGGGCCGCTCGCACGGCCGGCCCGTCGACCGTACGGACACCCCCGCGCACCGGTTCCTCGGCTACGCGCAGACCCATGACCAGATCGGCAACCGCGCCCTGGGCGACCGGCTCTCCGCCACGCTCTCCCCCGGACTGCTGGCCTGCGCCGCCACGCTCGTCCTGACCGGGCCGCACACGCCGATGCTCTTCATGGGCGAGGAGTGGGGCGCGTCCACCCCCTGGCAGTTCTTCACCGACCACCCCGATCCGGTGCTGGCCGAGGCCATCAGCAAGGGCCGGCGGCGGGAGTTCGCGGCGCACGGCTGGGCGGCCGAGTCCATCCCCGACCCGCAGGACCCGGCGACCCGGGACCGCTCCTGCCTGGACCGCTCGGAGCGGGTGACGGAACCGCACGCACGGCTGCTGGCCTGGTACGGCGAGCTGATCGCGCTCCGGCACGGCCAGCCGGACCTGTCCGATCCGGACCTGGCGGCGGTACGGGTGGCGTACGACGGGGCGGCGCGCTGGCTGACGTACCGCAGGGGCGAGCTGCGGGTGGCGGTGAATCTGTCGGGGGAGCCGGTGGAGATCCCCCTCGACGGCGGCGGCGGGTTCCGCGTACTGGCCTCGTGGGACCGTATGCCGGAGCCGGCCGGGGACGGGGTGCTGCGGCTGGCGGCGGAGTCGTGCGCGGTGCTGGCGGACGCCTGA
- a CDS encoding GTPase-associated protein 1-related protein: MSLAQLHYTSAPPGPDGSGLRLAAVTPGTPAPPLEEIGRIFGYEPPRAHRPNPFYKALSLSALADGGRLLARSVYAGAGRHGTGEGREAHGAREAAGAHGVRGGDFHAHAVRLPAGAALPGGALPISAWDSPRWAAGPPEGGVPAPLEGLPGTGSVDRRALVPFAAARAPWLVEFLAAVRESSERAAAPRIVLVESGGTEVARWIALAATVLPPESAHRLTFTTYARRPHLAPQQIIGVLPDDARELDRRDPRHRIIDCAGPRTAQAAGSAPEEPYDVWAETAARIWRGGAPEAFAEAHALSGSVSNSLSDGPFAPGPLAVVALCAGIALETNGRTVAALWARDHAATLDARWPHRLVEALRAPAEDDRTPAELAALTSLFTALDGRAPAGTTALLGALVVTEAVRSPGGSGVEPAVLRAALFPDDVKRRLATELSAELRAGIASHPTNGHPTDGDPTNGEPANGAPDTSRAVELLCVAEPLGVDCADLLPGLAHRLARALLTAPEAAYTPAVRTALEEHFDLRAALLGALDGLAAGDPPAAVALLGRIPLSLAGVQTLPQLRMCARQHRPADSAQGADSGDRVAALTALLRAAGVSPFADPLVLRTAVRLVWPEGVPTPGEARQLLAATGSDAHRAAGTWTVLVRAALDGPETGQAGRHSDAPGLAHDLLRSFPREVTPPVRRTLQLLAFAGELADGPPAADWTARALSLRAGAEPVQPGLLDTVFGILARQLLSEARPEGELYALVHSGDAELLAAYDRAAREERVRDRLRTTPAYAADCFTAWSALPGANRAWDETRTALLDKVLRPVVRALPAADAESVAECLRARGAGDARVAEFRTWSRPGALGRLGLGRGKRPGTRDRP, translated from the coding sequence ATGAGCCTGGCGCAGTTGCACTACACCTCGGCCCCGCCGGGGCCGGACGGGTCCGGTCTGCGGCTGGCGGCGGTGACTCCCGGCACCCCCGCGCCACCGCTCGAAGAGATCGGGAGGATCTTCGGGTACGAGCCGCCGCGCGCGCACCGGCCCAATCCGTTCTACAAGGCGCTGAGCCTCAGCGCGCTCGCCGACGGCGGCCGGCTGCTTGCCAGGTCGGTGTACGCGGGCGCCGGACGGCACGGCACGGGCGAGGGCCGCGAGGCGCACGGGGCGCGTGAGGCGGCCGGGGCACATGGGGTGCGCGGCGGCGACTTCCACGCCCATGCCGTACGGCTGCCCGCGGGCGCAGCCCTGCCCGGCGGGGCGCTGCCCATCAGCGCCTGGGACTCCCCGAGATGGGCGGCCGGGCCGCCCGAGGGCGGAGTCCCCGCGCCGCTGGAGGGGCTGCCGGGGACGGGGAGCGTCGACCGGCGCGCCCTCGTCCCGTTCGCCGCCGCCCGCGCGCCGTGGCTCGTGGAGTTCCTCGCCGCGGTGCGCGAGTCGAGCGAGCGCGCGGCGGCGCCGCGGATCGTGCTTGTCGAGAGCGGCGGTACGGAGGTCGCGCGGTGGATCGCGCTGGCCGCCACCGTACTGCCGCCCGAGAGCGCCCACCGGCTGACCTTCACCACGTACGCCCGGCGGCCCCACCTCGCGCCGCAGCAGATCATCGGTGTCCTGCCGGACGACGCGCGGGAGTTGGACCGGCGCGATCCGCGCCACCGGATCATCGACTGCGCGGGCCCCCGGACGGCGCAAGCCGCCGGATCGGCACCCGAGGAGCCGTACGACGTCTGGGCGGAGACCGCCGCGCGGATCTGGCGGGGCGGCGCTCCCGAGGCGTTCGCCGAGGCGCACGCCTTGTCGGGCTCCGTATCGAACTCCCTGTCGGACGGCCCGTTCGCGCCGGGGCCGCTCGCCGTGGTCGCGCTGTGCGCGGGGATCGCGCTGGAGACGAACGGGCGTACGGTGGCGGCGCTTTGGGCGCGCGACCACGCGGCCACCCTGGACGCGCGGTGGCCGCACCGGCTCGTCGAGGCGCTGCGCGCGCCCGCCGAGGACGACCGCACCCCCGCCGAACTCGCCGCCCTGACCAGTCTGTTCACCGCGCTCGACGGCCGCGCACCGGCCGGCACGACCGCGCTGCTCGGGGCGCTCGTCGTGACCGAGGCGGTACGGTCGCCGGGCGGCTCCGGGGTCGAACCGGCCGTGCTGCGGGCCGCGTTGTTCCCCGACGATGTCAAGCGGCGCCTGGCCACCGAGCTGAGCGCCGAGCTACGAGCCGGTATCGCGAGCCACCCAACGAACGGCCACCCCACGGACGGCGACCCGACAAACGGCGAACCGGCGAACGGCGCCCCGGACACCTCCCGCGCGGTGGAACTGCTCTGTGTCGCCGAGCCGTTGGGCGTGGACTGCGCGGATCTGCTCCCCGGTCTCGCCCACCGGCTGGCCCGCGCGCTGCTCACCGCCCCGGAGGCCGCGTACACCCCCGCCGTACGGACCGCGCTGGAGGAGCACTTCGATCTGCGGGCCGCGCTGCTCGGCGCGCTCGACGGCCTCGCCGCCGGCGATCCCCCGGCCGCCGTGGCCCTGCTCGGCCGGATCCCCCTTTCCCTGGCGGGAGTTCAGACCCTGCCGCAGCTGCGGATGTGCGCGCGGCAGCACCGCCCGGCGGACAGCGCGCAAGGAGCGGACAGCGGCGATCGCGTCGCCGCACTCACCGCACTGCTGCGCGCCGCCGGTGTCTCGCCGTTCGCCGATCCGCTCGTCCTGCGGACCGCCGTCCGGCTGGTATGGCCCGAGGGCGTCCCGACGCCGGGCGAGGCACGGCAGTTGCTCGCCGCGACCGGCTCGGACGCGCACCGCGCGGCGGGCACCTGGACCGTACTGGTACGGGCCGCCCTCGACGGACCGGAGACCGGTCAGGCCGGCCGGCACTCCGACGCTCCCGGTCTCGCCCACGATCTGCTGCGCTCATTCCCGCGGGAGGTGACTCCCCCGGTACGCCGTACCCTCCAACTCCTCGCGTTCGCCGGGGAACTGGCGGACGGACCGCCCGCGGCCGACTGGACCGCGCGCGCCCTGTCGCTGCGCGCCGGCGCCGAGCCCGTACAACCGGGCCTGCTGGATACGGTGTTCGGGATCCTCGCCCGGCAACTGCTCTCCGAGGCAAGGCCGGAGGGCGAGCTGTACGCCCTGGTCCACTCCGGCGACGCCGAGTTGCTCGCCGCGTACGACCGGGCCGCCCGCGAGGAGCGGGTACGGGACCGGCTGCGCACGACGCCCGCGTACGCGGCGGACTGTTTCACCGCGTGGTCCGCGCTCCCCGGCGCGAACCGGGCCTGGGACGAGACGCGTACGGCCCTGCTCGACAAGGTGCTCCGGCCCGTGGTGCGCGCGCTGCCGGCCGCGGACGCCGAGTCCGTCGCGGAGTGTCTGCGCGCCCGGGGTGCGGGCGATGCCAGGGTGGCGGAGTTCCGTACGTGGAGCCGGCCCGGCGCGCTCGGGCGGCTCGGTCTCGGGAGAGGCAAGCGGCCCGGGACCAGGGACCGCCCCTGA
- a CDS encoding aldo/keto reductase produces MEQRYLGRTGLRVSELCLGTMTFTKDDEAEAHRILDAFTEAGGTFIDTADLYGHGVAEEVLGGWLKGRDRDGLVIATKVWATMGPASNSGGLNRKHIISAVEASLRRLGTDHIDLYQTHVWDPHTPVEETLSTLDTLVTSGKVRYLGASNLSASQLQRSLDVARAHGWEPYVCLQPLYNLLAREVEWELAPLSVTEGLGIIPWSPLQAGWLSGTYRRGMTEPPAGSRGARAQREQGREVWRERDNEETWRVVDTVLALAEETGRTPAQVALRWLLERPGVTAPIIGARTLDQLTDNLGATGWSLTPAQSARLDTASARPLPYPYGLLHHFRERVEWND; encoded by the coding sequence ATGGAACAGAGATATCTGGGCAGGACGGGACTCCGCGTCAGCGAGCTGTGTCTGGGCACGATGACCTTCACGAAGGACGACGAGGCCGAGGCGCACCGTATCCTCGACGCCTTCACCGAGGCGGGCGGCACCTTCATCGACACGGCCGATCTGTACGGGCACGGTGTCGCGGAGGAGGTGCTCGGCGGCTGGCTGAAGGGGCGCGACCGGGACGGGCTGGTGATCGCCACGAAGGTGTGGGCCACGATGGGCCCGGCGTCGAACTCGGGCGGGCTGAACCGCAAGCACATCATCTCGGCGGTGGAGGCGAGCCTGCGCCGGCTGGGCACGGACCATATCGACCTCTACCAGACGCATGTCTGGGACCCGCACACACCGGTAGAGGAGACCCTCTCCACCCTCGACACGCTCGTGACCTCGGGGAAGGTCCGCTATCTGGGCGCCAGCAACCTGTCCGCCTCCCAGCTCCAGCGCTCGCTGGACGTGGCGCGCGCGCACGGCTGGGAACCGTACGTCTGCCTCCAGCCGCTGTACAACCTGCTCGCCCGCGAGGTCGAGTGGGAGCTGGCCCCGCTGAGCGTGACGGAGGGCCTCGGCATCATCCCGTGGAGCCCGCTCCAGGCCGGCTGGCTGTCCGGCACGTACCGGCGCGGCATGACCGAGCCCCCGGCCGGCAGCCGGGGCGCCCGGGCCCAGCGGGAGCAGGGCCGCGAGGTGTGGCGGGAACGGGACAACGAGGAGACCTGGCGGGTGGTCGACACCGTCCTGGCCCTCGCGGAGGAGACGGGCCGCACCCCGGCCCAGGTCGCCCTGCGCTGGCTGCTGGAACGGCCGGGCGTCACCGCGCCGATCATCGGAGCGCGCACGCTCGACCAGCTGACGGACAATCTGGGCGCGACCGGCTGGTCCCTGACCCCGGCCCAGTCCGCGCGACTCGACACAGCGAGCGCCCGCCCCCTGCCGTACCCGTACGGCTTGCTCCACCACTTCCGCGAGCGGGTGGAGTGGAACGACTGA